From the Brachybacterium sillae genome, the window CGAGCGATCTTCGTGAATCCGGAACAGGATCAAGCGGGATCTCATCCCACATCGATGGGCGGCGGGTTGCAGTCAACGTTTATCAGGACATCGACCTGCAGAAGCCTTCCTCGGCGCCAGCACATAGTGAACGATCCGACTCGGCGTCGGCGTCCACCGCGGCGCGTCGTCCTCCGGCGTTTACGACGTGGTGGGAGCGTGAGGAGGCGGTGACTCCGGAGTGTTCGGAGGCCGGGGAGTGTGGGTTCGCGCCGGGGAGTTGTGAGGCGCAGGGCCAGGCCCGGTGGCGGCTGACCGGCACCGATGTCGTGGGCATCCCGCAGCCCGGTGCCTCGGGGGCCGCGGCGGATGCGTATTCGCAAAGGGGGACGCGGACGGAGGTCGCGACTGGCGCGACCAGTGACCTGGGGTTTCGGTGTGTCACCCCCGGACAACCCGGCAGCACTGGCGGTGTGGCGGGGGCGGGGGCGCCGGTGGTGATCACGGTGACACAGGAGGACTTCGCTCGCCTGCCCGTCGAACCGTTGGTGCCGCATGCGGGCCCGGAGGCCGGGTGGATCCCGGTCAACTCCCCCACCGTCCTGTACGTCGAACCCACCGATCAGATTCTCGACACCACGCTGCTGGGCACTCCCGTCCAGGTCCGAGCGATCCCCGTCTCCTACACCTGGTCGATGGGTGATGGCGCCACCATCACCACCACCAAACGCGGCAAGCCCTACCCGTCTGAAGAGGTCGCCTACTACTACGAGACCGAGGGCTGGTATGACATCACCCTGACCACCACGTTCGCCGGACAGTACTCCGTCAACGGTGGCCCCTGGCAGGACATCGACGGCACCATCACCATCGACTCCACCCCCGTCCCCCTCTACTCCAACTCCCTCGAATCCCGGCTCGTGAACCCGAACTCCACCGAGCCCCCCGAACCCATCGTCCCCGACCGCACCCCCGACACCGAAGGCCACCCCAACCCCCGAGCCGGACACGAAACCCGCTGACGCCGTACGAGGTGTGGCGGGCGTCCGACGTGGTCAGCAGAAGTCACGGGAGGTGGAGGCGACGTCGAGGGGCTGCACCTGCACGCCGTCGGCCACCAGGTTCACCGCGCCCGTGCTGTTCTCCACCACGCCGCGCAGCACCACCGCGCGAGCGGTGCGCAGCACGGCGCGGTGGCGGGACCAGAAACCCTTCGAGCACACCACGTTGAGCATCCCGGTCTCATCCTCCAGGCCCAGGAAGGTGATGCCACTGGCGGTCGCGGGCCGCTGACGGTGGGTGATCACCCCAGCCGCCTGGTGTCGGGTGCCGTCCTCCACGTCACGCAGGGCGCTGATCGGCAGCACGCCCCGCTCCCCCAGCTGCGCCCGCAGCAGCGACAGCGGATGATCCCCGGGGGTGATGCCGGTGGCCCAGGCGTCGGCCGCCGCGAGCTCCGCGTCGCTCATGCCCGGCAGCATCGGGGCTCGCGCCCCCACCGCCAGGTGCGGGAGGGTGTCGGGGGATTCCTGCGCCGCCGCCCCGGCCGCCCACAGGGCCTGCCGGCGCGACCCCGCGAGAGCATCGAGCGCCCCACTGGTGGCAAGGGCCTCGAGCTGCCGGGCCGTCAGACGCACCCGCCGGGCGAGGTCCGGGACCGACCGATACGCACCGCCGCGTTCCCGTTCGGCGACGATCCGTTCGGCGGCCTCCTCCCCGACCCCCCGCACCTGGGTCAGGCCCAGGCGGATCGCCGGCCCGGCGGCGGCTCGCTCCCCCTGCACCTGGGTGCGCGCGGGCAGCTGCTCGGCCCGGATCTGCTCATCAGTGGGGACGGTGTACGGGCGGTGCTCGGGATCCAGCTCCAGGGTGGTCTCCACGTCGCTGTGCAGGATGTCCACCCCGCGGGTGAGGACCCCGTGACGGCGGGCATCGGCCACCAGCGACTGCGGGGAGTAGAACCCCATCGGTTGGGAGCGCAGCAGCGCCGCGGTGAACGCCGCCGGGTAGTGGCATTTCAGGTAGGCGCTGGCGTACACCAGGTACGCGAAGGAGTAGGCGTGGGACTCCGGGAAGCCGTAGTTCGCGAACGCCAGCAGTTTGCGGTGGATCAGTTGGGCGTCCTCCCCCACGATCCCGTGCCGGGCCATCCCGGAGAACAGCTCGTCCGACAGCGCCAGCATCTTCTCCGTGGAGCGTTTGGCGCCCATCGCCCGCCGCAGCTGGTCGGCCTGGGCGGGGGTGAAGTCGGCGACGTCCACCACCATCTGCATCAGCTGCTCCTGGAACAGCGGCACCCCGAGGGTGCGGCCCAGGGACTTCTCCAGCAGCGGGTGGATGTAGGTGACGGGTTCCTCCCCGTTGCGGCGGCGGATGTACGGGTGGACGCTGCCGCCCTGGATCGGGCCGGGACGGATCAGCGCCACCTCCACCACCAGGTCGTAGAAGCAGCGCGGCTTGAGCCGCGGCAGGGTGGAGATCTGCGCTCGGGACTCCACCTGGAACACCCCGACGCTGTCGGCGGCGCACAGCATGTCGTACACGGCGGTGTCCTCCTGCGGCAGGGAGTGCAGCGCGAACTCCTGCCCGTGGAACTCCTCGACCAGCCGCAGGCAGTGATCCAGGGCGGTGAGCATCCCCAGCCCCAGCAGATCGAACTTCACCAGCCCGGCGTCGGCACAGTCGTCCTTGTCCCACTGCAGCACGGTGCGGCCGGGCATGGCGGCCCACTGCACCGGGCACACCTCGATCACCGGCCGGTCGCACAGCACCATGCCCCCGGAGTGGATGCCCAGGTGGCGCGGGGCATCCCGCAGTTGGTGGGCCAGCTGCACCACGTCCTCGGGGATACCGGTGGCGTCCTGCAGCGAGGTGAAGGAACGCTCGATCTGCCGGGAGAAGGCATCCTGCGCCCCCACGTCATACCCGAGGGCGCGGGCGGCGTCCCGCACCGCCAGGCGTGCCCGGTAGGTGATGACGTTGGCGACCTGCGCAGCGCACTCCCGCCCATGCCGCTCGTACACGTACTGGATGACCTCCTCGCGGCGATCGGAGGCGATGTCGAGGTCGATATCCGGCGGGCCGTCGCGTTCCGGGGCGAGGAAGCGTTCGAACAGCAGGTGGTGTCCCACCGGTTCCACGGCGGTGATGCCCAGGGCGTAGCACACGGCGCTGTTGGCGGCGGAGCCGCGGCCCTGGCACAGGATGCCCTCACGGCGGCAGAAGGCCACCAGGTCATGCACCACCAGGAAGTAACCGGGGAAATGCAGGTCGATGATGACCTGCAGCTCCCTGTCGATCTGCGCCCACGCCCCCGGCACCCGTTCGGTGCCGTCGGCGGGGGCGTCGGCGCTGCCGGGGCGGGGTCCGTACCGCTCCCGGGCACCGCGCTCGGTGAGCTCCCGCAGCCACGAGGCCTCGTCATGCCCGGCGGGCACCGGGTACGGCGGCAGGTCCGGCGCCAGCAGGCTGAGGTCCAGGGCGCACTCCTGCCCCAGGCGGGCGGCGGTCGCCACCGCCTGCGGGTAGCGCGGCAGCAGGGCCCGCATCTCCTCGCCGCTGCGCAGATGCGCCAGACGTCCCGCGAGATACGGGTCGGCCTCGGACAGGCTGAGTCCGGCGCGCAGGGCGGCGTGGGTGTCCGCCAGGCGTTTGTGCCCGGGGTGGGCGTAGTGGGCGCCGGTGGTGGCGAGCACCGGCAGGGTCCGCTCGTCCAGGCCGTGGCGCTCCCGCACCAGGCGGGCGCCCTGCACCAGGGCGTCGTGGATCTCGTCGTCCAGCAGATCCCCGGTGGTCTGCAGCTCCACCGCGACGTTGCCGCGTCCGAACAGGTCCAGCAGACGCTCGATCCCGGTGGCGGCGGCCTCGGCGGCCTCCTGGAGGAGACCCTGGGCGATCAGAGGCCGCACCGCCGCCGGCACCGCTCCCTTCCGGCACCCGGTGAGGATCAGCCAGTGGCCCTCGCGGGCGGCGCGGGAGAGGTCCCGCAGGCGGTACCGGGGGCGTCCCTTCTCCTCACTGTCCAGGTGGGCGCGGGCGATCGCGGCGGACAGGGCGCGGTACCCGTCGACGTCCCGCACCAGCACCACCAGGTGCTCCCCCACCGGGTCCGGCACCTGGGTGCGGGGCGCCGACCGCACCGGTGTGGCCGACGCCTGCTGCGCCCCGGGTTCCAGCCCCAGGGTGAGCTCCGCCCCGAAGACGGTGGCGACCCCGTGCTCCCGCCCCGCCCGGGCGAAGCGCACCGCCCCGGGCAGGCCGTCGTGGTCCACCAGGGCGAGGGCCCGCAGCCCCAGTCGTGCTGCCTGCTCGACCATGTCCTCCGGGCTGGAGGCGCCGTCGAGGAAGCTGAAGTGGGAGTGGGCATGCAGCTCCGCGTAGGGGACGTCCCGGTCCGGCCGGTAGGGGTCCTGGGTCTCCGGCACCCCGGTGCGGTGGACGTGCACGGGTGCGGCCACGGTCACCGGCCGGTCCGACAACACCGCCTCGAGGTCCGACCAGGCGGCGGGCCCCAGGAACCAGCGGCTCATCGTGGCCCCCGATCGTGTGGGCCCCGGGCGCGCCGTTCCCGCGGGAGCGTGCACGGCTCAGTCATACATCCCCTCCACCGCCCAGCGGCCCCCGTCGGACAGCAGCACCAGGGCGAGGCTGTGCGCGGCGGTGCGCGCCACCAGCTGCAGTCGGGCTCCCCGCCGGGCCTGCGGCGACCACCAGCGCACATCCAGCACGGTGGGGGCGCTGTGGGCGCTGACCGTCAGCTCCCCGGGGGAGACCGCCCCGTCGTGGGCGTGCAGGGCCCGGGCGCTGTCGGCGGACAGTCGCAGCACCTGCGGCACCCCCGACAGCAACCCCCGCGCGGTGACCACCACCGGCTCCCCCTGCCCGGTCAGCAGCTCCACCGGCGGCGGAGTGCGGAACACCGTCGCGGGCAGCGGCTGCGGCAGGGCGCCGGGCCACGGACCGGGACGCGGGGCGGGCCGTTCCGAGCGCCACGGCACCAGCTCCACCTGCTCCCCCAGCAGCCGCCCGCCGACGGGCGCGGGCACCAGCACGGCGTCCTCCCCACCCAGGCCCTGCGCTCGGGCGAGTGCCCGGGCCGCGCGCCGGGCGCTCTCCCCGGCGCTGCCCCACAGCGCCGGGGCCCACTCCCCCGCCGGCATCAGCTGCACCGGGTGCAGACCCAACGCGACGATCGCCCCGCCCTGCCCCTGCCCGAGCCGGGACGCGGTGATCCAGCCGTCGCACTGCCAGCGGATACGGTCGACCACATCCGCCACCGACAGGGCGCCGTCGTGCCGCCAGGTGCGTTCC encodes:
- a CDS encoding error-prone DNA polymerase, with protein sequence MSRWFLGPAAWSDLEAVLSDRPVTVAAPVHVHRTGVPETQDPYRPDRDVPYAELHAHSHFSFLDGASSPEDMVEQAARLGLRALALVDHDGLPGAVRFARAGREHGVATVFGAELTLGLEPGAQQASATPVRSAPRTQVPDPVGEHLVVLVRDVDGYRALSAAIARAHLDSEEKGRPRYRLRDLSRAAREGHWLILTGCRKGAVPAAVRPLIAQGLLQEAAEAAATGIERLLDLFGRGNVAVELQTTGDLLDDEIHDALVQGARLVRERHGLDERTLPVLATTGAHYAHPGHKRLADTHAALRAGLSLSEADPYLAGRLAHLRSGEEMRALLPRYPQAVATAARLGQECALDLSLLAPDLPPYPVPAGHDEASWLRELTERGARERYGPRPGSADAPADGTERVPGAWAQIDRELQVIIDLHFPGYFLVVHDLVAFCRREGILCQGRGSAANSAVCYALGITAVEPVGHHLLFERFLAPERDGPPDIDLDIASDRREEVIQYVYERHGRECAAQVANVITYRARLAVRDAARALGYDVGAQDAFSRQIERSFTSLQDATGIPEDVVQLAHQLRDAPRHLGIHSGGMVLCDRPVIEVCPVQWAAMPGRTVLQWDKDDCADAGLVKFDLLGLGMLTALDHCLRLVEEFHGQEFALHSLPQEDTAVYDMLCAADSVGVFQVESRAQISTLPRLKPRCFYDLVVEVALIRPGPIQGGSVHPYIRRRNGEEPVTYIHPLLEKSLGRTLGVPLFQEQLMQMVVDVADFTPAQADQLRRAMGAKRSTEKMLALSDELFSGMARHGIVGEDAQLIHRKLLAFANYGFPESHAYSFAYLVYASAYLKCHYPAAFTAALLRSQPMGFYSPQSLVADARRHGVLTRGVDILHSDVETTLELDPEHRPYTVPTDEQIRAEQLPARTQVQGERAAAGPAIRLGLTQVRGVGEEAAERIVAERERGGAYRSVPDLARRVRLTARQLEALATSGALDALAGSRRQALWAAGAAAQESPDTLPHLAVGARAPMLPGMSDAELAAADAWATGITPGDHPLSLLRAQLGERGVLPISALRDVEDGTRHQAAGVITHRQRPATASGITFLGLEDETGMLNVVCSKGFWSRHRAVLRTARAVVLRGVVENSTGAVNLVADGVQVQPLDVASTSRDFC
- a CDS encoding PKD domain-containing protein, producing MTQEDFARLPVEPLVPHAGPEAGWIPVNSPTVLYVEPTDQILDTTLLGTPVQVRAIPVSYTWSMGDGATITTTKRGKPYPSEEVAYYYETEGWYDITLTTTFAGQYSVNGGPWQDIDGTITIDSTPVPLYSNSLESRLVNPNSTEPPEPIVPDRTPDTEGHPNPRAGHETR